A single region of the Demequina sp. genome encodes:
- a CDS encoding PilT/PilU family type 4a pilus ATPase yields the protein MSDQPASVIPFLHALASTGGSDLHCKVGSPPRVRVNGRLRKLQVPPLRPEDTRNMVAQVLPEDLVSNFRDTHEADFAFSLSGVGRFRVNAYVARGTDSLVFRRVAVGAQSFEDLGVPPVIADLALEPRGLVLVTGPTGSGKTTTLAAMIDLINTYREVNIITIEDPIEVLHADKKAIISQREIRSDTLDFTNALRAAMRQDPDVIMVGEMRDIETVRAALSAAETGHLVLATLHTVDAQDTINRIVDFFTPHEQGQVRATLAQTLRGIVSQRLVRRSDGTGRTLVAEVMINTGRTQEAIIDPSSQPPITDLIAEGEYYKMQTFDQHLFQLVRDEQVTFDDALSIASRPHDLGVALRTSGVI from the coding sequence GTGAGCGATCAGCCGGCTTCTGTGATCCCGTTCCTGCACGCCCTGGCTTCCACGGGCGGCTCCGACCTGCACTGCAAGGTGGGCTCCCCGCCGCGAGTGCGCGTGAACGGGCGCCTGCGCAAGCTCCAGGTTCCGCCGCTGCGCCCAGAGGACACCCGCAACATGGTGGCCCAGGTGCTCCCCGAGGACCTCGTCTCCAACTTCCGCGACACCCACGAGGCGGACTTCGCGTTTTCGCTCAGCGGCGTCGGCCGGTTCCGCGTCAACGCCTACGTGGCGCGCGGCACCGACTCCCTCGTCTTCCGCCGCGTCGCCGTTGGCGCCCAGAGCTTCGAGGACCTCGGCGTGCCGCCGGTCATCGCCGACCTTGCGCTTGAGCCTCGCGGCCTCGTGCTCGTGACCGGGCCGACCGGCTCCGGCAAGACCACCACGCTCGCCGCGATGATCGACCTCATCAACACGTACCGCGAGGTCAACATCATCACCATCGAGGACCCCATCGAGGTGCTGCACGCGGACAAGAAGGCGATCATCTCGCAGCGCGAGATCCGCTCCGACACCCTCGACTTCACGAACGCGCTCCGTGCCGCAATGCGCCAGGACCCCGACGTCATCATGGTCGGCGAGATGCGCGACATCGAGACGGTGCGCGCGGCCCTCTCTGCCGCCGAGACCGGCCACCTCGTGCTCGCGACCCTCCACACGGTGGACGCGCAGGACACGATCAACCGCATCGTCGACTTCTTCACGCCCCACGAGCAGGGCCAGGTGCGCGCTACGCTCGCCCAGACCCTCCGCGGAATCGTCTCGCAGCGCCTCGTGCGCCGCTCGGACGGAACGGGCCGCACGCTCGTCGCCGAGGTCATGATCAACACCGGCCGCACGCAAGAGGCGATCATCGACCCCTCCAGCCAGCCGCCCATCACGGACCTCATCGCCGAGGGCGAGTACTACAAGATGCAGACCTTCGACCAGCACCTGTTCCAGCTGGTCCGCGACGAGCAGGTCACGTTCGACGATGCGCTGTCCATCGCGTCTCGTCCGCACGACCTAGGCGTCGCGCTGCGCACCTCCGGCGTCATCTAG
- a CDS encoding multifunctional oxoglutarate decarboxylase/oxoglutarate dehydrogenase thiamine pyrophosphate-binding subunit/dihydrolipoyllysine-residue succinyltransferase subunit — protein MSPDTTAPHTERTAISHAPDAPSVASLVLGSAPPPGQPDAVVQPDAVVTTAPASAAPEPTPPSDSDAELPQTQPIATAQAPTAAYLQKVDEHARAAKDVEEGVTRLRGPAARVVQNMEASLEVPTATSVRTVPAKLIMDNRVVINNHLARTRGGKVSFTHLIGFAIVEALAEFPAMNVAYALEDGKPAMFTPEHVNFGLAIDLAKEDGTRQLLVPNIKAADQMDFAQFWHAYDDLIKKARSGALQAIDFQGTTITLTNPGTLGTVYSVPRLMAGQGAIIGVGSMDYPAEYQGSSEETITRLGISKVMSLTSTYDHRVIQGAQSGEFLGLVHKKLLGLDGFYDRVCLALRVPYEPVRWVQDSATTADAEILKPALIAELIHAYRSRGHLMADVDPLSSRPRKHPDLDVQTHGLTLWDLDRVYPTPGFGGKERMKMREVLSRLRDAYCRTIGLEYMHIADRKQRAWFQERLEYGYTKIAREEHLRILHRLNAAEAFEAFLQTKYVGQKRFSLEGGESLIPLLDAVMSSAAEAGIQEVCIGMAHRGRLNVLANLAGKKYSQIFSEFEGTAVPGSVQGSGDVKYHLGTEGTFTAESGATTAVYLAANPSHLEAANPVLEGIVRAKLDVLGADPETDGYPVLPILIHGDAAFAGQGIVMETLNMALLKGYKVGGTVHVVINNQVGFTTGPESSRSTRYCTDVAKGYQIPVFHVNGDDPEACVRAARLAFEYREAFGRDVIVDMVCYRRRGHNEGDDPSMTQPRMYDLIEAKRSVRHLYTEALIRRGDITTDEAEAVSKDYLSQLERVFVETREGFKPGGDTEAVRGLEPPASQSSDAGVMVGWKTAVSAAQVERIGRAHVRPPEGFAVHPKLEKLLERREEMSRQGGIDWGYGEILAFGTLLQEGVPVRIAGQDTRRGTFVQRHAVLHDRNTGAEWTPLLYLASDQARLHIFDSPLSEYSCLGFEYGYSVERPDALVLWEAQFGDFVNGAQTIIDEFISSAEQKWGQSSSVVLLLPHGYEGQGPDHSSARIERFLQLCAEDNMIAAAPTTPASYFHLLRRQAYDRPRRPLIVFTPKSMLRLRAAQSSVEDFTSGTFLPVIPDPIDPAGVDRVLLCAGKVYYDLVAEREKRGDTATAIVRLEQLYPLDGEALRAVLASYPNAELLWVQEEPLNQGFWGHITTTLPQEISHVVGVVSRPRSASTASGLASRHAAQQAELVARAFDR, from the coding sequence GTGTCCCCCGACACCACCGCGCCCCACACTGAGCGCACCGCCATCTCTCACGCTCCTGACGCCCCCTCCGTGGCGTCCCTCGTGCTCGGCTCGGCGCCGCCGCCCGGCCAGCCCGACGCCGTGGTTCAGCCCGACGCGGTGGTCACCACTGCTCCGGCGAGCGCGGCGCCAGAGCCAACCCCACCGTCGGACAGCGATGCCGAGCTGCCCCAAACCCAGCCGATCGCCACCGCCCAGGCGCCCACCGCGGCTTACCTGCAGAAGGTCGATGAGCACGCACGCGCGGCGAAGGACGTCGAGGAAGGCGTGACGCGCCTGCGCGGGCCCGCCGCGCGCGTGGTGCAGAACATGGAGGCGAGCCTCGAGGTGCCGACGGCTACCTCGGTGCGGACGGTGCCCGCGAAGCTCATCATGGACAACCGCGTGGTCATCAACAACCACTTGGCGCGCACGCGCGGCGGCAAGGTGTCGTTCACGCACCTGATCGGGTTCGCGATCGTCGAGGCGCTCGCCGAGTTCCCCGCGATGAACGTGGCGTACGCGCTCGAGGACGGCAAGCCCGCGATGTTCACGCCGGAGCATGTGAACTTTGGCCTCGCGATCGACCTCGCGAAGGAAGACGGCACCCGCCAGCTGCTGGTGCCGAACATCAAGGCCGCCGACCAGATGGACTTCGCGCAGTTCTGGCACGCGTATGACGACCTCATCAAGAAGGCGCGCTCGGGCGCGCTGCAGGCGATCGACTTCCAGGGAACGACGATCACCCTGACGAACCCGGGGACCTTGGGCACCGTCTACTCCGTGCCGCGGCTGATGGCGGGTCAGGGCGCGATCATCGGCGTCGGGTCGATGGACTATCCGGCCGAATACCAGGGATCTTCCGAAGAGACGATCACTCGCCTCGGCATCTCCAAGGTCATGTCGCTGACGTCCACCTACGACCACAGGGTCATCCAGGGTGCGCAGTCGGGCGAGTTCCTGGGGCTGGTGCACAAGAAGCTGCTTGGCCTCGACGGGTTCTACGACCGCGTGTGCCTCGCGCTGCGCGTGCCGTACGAGCCGGTGCGCTGGGTCCAGGACTCCGCGACCACCGCGGACGCGGAGATCCTCAAGCCCGCGCTGATCGCCGAACTCATCCACGCCTACCGCTCGCGCGGTCACCTCATGGCGGACGTTGACCCGCTGTCCTCGCGGCCGCGCAAGCACCCGGATCTGGACGTGCAGACCCACGGCCTGACTCTGTGGGACCTCGACCGCGTCTACCCAACTCCCGGCTTTGGCGGCAAGGAGCGCATGAAGATGCGCGAGGTGCTTTCGCGTCTGCGTGACGCGTACTGCCGCACCATCGGGCTCGAGTACATGCACATCGCGGACCGCAAGCAGCGTGCGTGGTTCCAGGAGCGGCTCGAGTACGGGTACACCAAGATCGCCCGCGAGGAGCACCTGCGCATCCTGCATCGGTTGAATGCCGCGGAAGCCTTCGAGGCGTTCCTGCAGACCAAGTACGTTGGCCAGAAGCGCTTCTCGCTCGAGGGTGGCGAGTCGCTCATCCCCCTGCTGGACGCCGTGATGTCGTCGGCCGCGGAGGCGGGCATCCAGGAGGTGTGCATCGGGATGGCGCACCGCGGGCGCCTCAACGTGCTCGCGAACCTCGCCGGCAAGAAGTACTCGCAGATCTTCTCCGAGTTCGAGGGCACCGCCGTACCCGGCTCCGTGCAGGGCTCGGGCGACGTGAAGTACCACCTGGGCACCGAGGGCACGTTCACGGCCGAGTCGGGCGCGACCACCGCGGTGTACCTCGCCGCGAACCCCTCGCACCTCGAGGCCGCCAACCCGGTGCTCGAGGGCATCGTGCGGGCCAAGCTCGACGTCCTGGGCGCCGACCCGGAGACCGACGGCTACCCGGTGCTGCCGATCCTCATCCACGGCGACGCGGCCTTCGCGGGCCAGGGCATCGTCATGGAGACCTTGAACATGGCTCTGCTCAAGGGCTACAAAGTGGGCGGCACGGTCCACGTCGTCATCAACAATCAGGTCGGCTTCACCACGGGACCGGAGTCGTCGCGCTCCACGCGCTACTGCACCGACGTGGCGAAGGGCTACCAGATCCCCGTCTTCCACGTGAACGGGGACGACCCCGAGGCATGCGTGCGCGCGGCCCGGCTGGCGTTCGAGTACCGCGAGGCGTTCGGCCGCGACGTGATCGTCGACATGGTCTGCTACCGCCGCCGTGGCCACAACGAGGGCGACGACCCGTCGATGACCCAGCCGCGCATGTACGACCTCATCGAGGCCAAGCGCTCAGTGCGCCACCTCTACACCGAGGCGCTCATCCGCCGCGGCGACATCACCACCGACGAGGCGGAGGCGGTCTCCAAGGACTACCTGTCGCAGCTCGAGCGCGTGTTCGTCGAGACTCGCGAGGGCTTCAAGCCGGGCGGCGACACGGAGGCTGTTCGCGGCCTCGAGCCGCCCGCCTCGCAATCGTCCGACGCTGGGGTCATGGTTGGTTGGAAGACCGCCGTGAGTGCGGCGCAGGTTGAGCGCATTGGGCGGGCGCATGTTCGCCCGCCGGAGGGCTTTGCCGTGCATCCGAAGCTGGAGAAGCTGCTCGAGCGGCGCGAGGAGATGAGCCGCCAGGGCGGCATCGACTGGGGCTACGGCGAGATCCTCGCGTTCGGCACGCTGCTGCAGGAGGGCGTGCCGGTGCGCATCGCCGGCCAGGACACGCGTCGCGGCACCTTCGTCCAGCGCCACGCGGTGCTCCACGACCGCAACACGGGCGCCGAGTGGACGCCGCTGTTGTATTTGGCCTCGGACCAGGCACGACTCCACATCTTCGACTCGCCGCTCAGCGAGTACTCGTGCCTCGGCTTCGAATACGGGTATTCCGTTGAGCGCCCAGACGCGCTCGTGCTGTGGGAGGCCCAGTTCGGCGACTTCGTCAACGGCGCGCAGACGATCATCGACGAGTTCATCTCCTCAGCCGAGCAGAAGTGGGGACAGTCGTCCTCCGTGGTGCTGCTGCTCCCCCACGGCTACGAGGGCCAGGGACCGGACCACTCGTCCGCGCGGATCGAGCGCTTCCTCCAGCTGTGCGCCGAGGACAACATGATCGCGGCCGCGCCCACGACTCCCGCTTCGTACTTCCACTTGCTGCGCCGCCAGGCTTATGACCGGCCGCGCAGGCCGCTCATCGTGTTCACCCCCAAGTCGATGCTGCGACTTCGCGCGGCGCAGAGCTCGGTCGAGGACTTTACCTCCGGCACGTTCCTGCCCGTGATCCCGGACCCGATCGACCCGGCGGGCGTTGACCGGGTGCTGCTGTGCGCGGGCAAGGTCTACTACGACCTTGTCGCCGAGCGGGAGAAGCGCGGAGACACCGCAACGGCCATCGTGCGCCTCGAGCAGCTGTACCCGCTCGACGGCGAGGCCCTGCGCGCCGTGCTCGCTTCCTACCCCAACGCCGAGCTGCTCTGGGTCCAGGAAGAGCCGCTTAACCAGGGCTTCTGGGGCCACATCACGACCACCCTGCCGCAAGAGATCTCCCATGTGGTGGGCGTGGTCTCGCGACCGCGATCGGCGTCCACAGCGTCGGGCCTCGCGTCGCGTCACGCGGCTCAGCAGGCCGAACTTGTCGCAAGGGCGTTCGACCGATGA
- the aroA gene encoding 3-phosphoshikimate 1-carboxyvinyltransferase yields MTGAPGTGPGEIWDAPAASGPLSARVSVPGSKSLTNRFLVLAALADGPVTIRGGLASRDSSLMISALDALGIDVSTTDPDAWVVTPAPLEGGVRIDCGLAGTVMRFVPPLVLLADGAVSFDGDHGARVRPMGPLLGALRDLGATVDDGGRGTLPFTVTPVPEASTASGGIFMALPSDPEVMPSEVSLDSSTSSQFVTGLLMVAPRLARGLTIRHTGESLPSLPHIDMTVAALRDAGVRVDQPDERTWVVHPGALHLGEVRVEPDLSNAGPFLAAALVAGGTVRIPGWPTSTTQPGALFPDILSQMGGACVVEDGFLTVTGTDRIIGIEADLSAAGEITPTIAALCALADGPSQLTGIGHLRGHETDRLAAIAAEVTRIGGHCVAGDDSLKFGGMPAGGLKPAVMETYHDHRMATFAAILGLAVPGLQVRDVATTAKTMPDFPRMWTEMLGAGAPAA; encoded by the coding sequence GTGACGGGGGCGCCCGGTACGGGTCCGGGCGAGATCTGGGACGCGCCCGCGGCGAGCGGGCCACTCTCGGCACGGGTCTCGGTGCCGGGCTCCAAGTCGCTCACGAACCGCTTCCTTGTGCTCGCCGCGCTGGCCGACGGCCCCGTCACCATTCGGGGTGGCCTCGCGTCTCGCGATTCCTCGCTCATGATCTCCGCGCTCGACGCGCTGGGCATCGACGTGTCCACAACCGACCCCGACGCCTGGGTGGTGACGCCGGCGCCCCTCGAGGGCGGGGTGCGCATCGACTGCGGACTCGCCGGGACGGTCATGCGGTTCGTCCCGCCGCTGGTGCTGCTCGCCGACGGCGCCGTGTCGTTCGATGGCGACCACGGGGCGCGGGTGCGGCCCATGGGGCCCTTGCTCGGAGCGTTGCGCGACCTGGGGGCGACCGTCGATGACGGCGGCCGAGGCACCCTGCCGTTCACGGTGACGCCCGTGCCGGAGGCGAGCACAGCGTCGGGCGGGATCTTCATGGCGCTCCCCAGCGATCCCGAGGTGATGCCCAGCGAGGTCTCCCTGGACTCATCGACCTCTTCGCAGTTCGTGACCGGGCTGCTCATGGTGGCGCCGCGGCTCGCGCGCGGGCTGACGATTCGCCACACGGGCGAGAGCTTGCCGTCGCTGCCGCACATCGACATGACGGTCGCCGCGCTGCGTGATGCCGGGGTTCGCGTTGACCAGCCGGACGAGCGCACGTGGGTGGTGCACCCGGGGGCGCTGCATTTGGGCGAGGTGCGGGTCGAGCCCGACCTGTCCAACGCCGGGCCGTTCCTCGCGGCGGCGCTCGTGGCGGGAGGGACGGTCAGGATTCCGGGCTGGCCCACGTCGACGACGCAGCCGGGGGCGCTGTTCCCGGACATTCTCAGCCAGATGGGCGGTGCATGCGTCGTCGAGGATGGGTTCCTCACCGTGACCGGCACCGATCGGATTATTGGCATCGAGGCCGACCTCAGCGCGGCCGGCGAGATCACGCCGACCATCGCGGCGCTGTGCGCGCTGGCCGATGGCCCGTCACAGTTGACGGGCATCGGCCACCTGCGGGGGCACGAGACGGACCGGCTGGCGGCGATCGCGGCCGAGGTGACGCGCATCGGCGGGCACTGCGTTGCGGGCGACGACTCGCTGAAGTTCGGTGGGATGCCAGCCGGTGGGCTCAAGCCCGCGGTGATGGAGACGTACCACGACCACCGGATGGCCACGTTCGCGGCGATCCTTGGCCTGGCCGTGCCGGGGCTGCAGGTTCGCGATGTGGCCACGACCGCCAAGACCATGCCGGACTTCCCCCGGATGTGGACGGAGATGCTGGGGGCGGGGGCGCCCGCCGCGTGA
- a CDS encoding HNH endonuclease produces MRTVGDAKGAMDRLVASVAGEVARRSTPEDGAGGLARQHGFASPQRMVAAAVGAAPSEGFKLVTAGTLMNQDRPLATALGDGLPVGKADLIARTLASLPGDTHDLEQRLTRAAHSLDYARLKLVCSREAARFDAAHQESVERRHHEQRSLDISERAFGQVHIEGDLPAAQGAILITYLEAQVKAAYQAKRDSDDTGTLDNRTAAQIRADALVALAAHGLDCTSPASGVKATIILRVNADQVDKPTGLATCDALTTPISLTALKELAIDATIARMVVDAKSHVLDFGHDQRLFTWAQRMALAERDGGCAKCHAPISHCIAHHIRWWHRDTGPTDITNGVLLCVRCHTSVHRDRWNIDVDNNNHVWFTPPTTIDPERKRILGGLAALTV; encoded by the coding sequence ATGCGCACCGTGGGGGATGCGAAGGGGGCGATGGATCGCCTGGTGGCGTCCGTGGCAGGCGAGGTTGCCCGGCGCTCCACCCCTGAGGATGGAGCGGGAGGACTGGCACGCCAGCACGGCTTCGCGAGCCCGCAGCGCATGGTCGCCGCAGCGGTCGGCGCCGCCCCCAGTGAAGGGTTCAAACTCGTCACCGCGGGCACCCTCATGAACCAAGACCGTCCCCTCGCCACCGCGCTTGGGGACGGACTGCCGGTGGGCAAGGCCGACCTCATCGCCCGCACGTTGGCGTCCCTGCCGGGTGACACGCATGACTTGGAGCAACGTCTCACCCGTGCGGCCCACAGCTTGGACTACGCCCGCCTGAAGCTTGTGTGTTCGCGTGAAGCGGCCAGGTTCGATGCCGCGCACCAAGAATCGGTGGAACGGCGCCACCATGAGCAGCGGTCCCTGGACATCAGCGAACGCGCCTTCGGGCAGGTTCACATTGAAGGAGACCTGCCCGCCGCCCAAGGCGCGATCCTCATCACCTACCTCGAGGCGCAAGTCAAAGCCGCCTACCAAGCCAAGCGCGACAGCGACGACACCGGCACTCTCGACAACCGCACCGCTGCGCAGATCCGTGCCGACGCGCTTGTCGCGTTGGCTGCCCACGGCCTGGACTGCACATCCCCCGCCAGCGGTGTCAAAGCCACCATCATCCTGCGGGTGAACGCCGACCAGGTGGACAAGCCCACCGGTCTGGCCACGTGTGACGCCCTCACCACCCCCATCTCCCTGACCGCCCTCAAAGAACTCGCCATCGACGCGACCATCGCCCGCATGGTCGTCGATGCCAAGTCCCACGTGCTGGACTTCGGCCACGACCAACGCCTGTTCACCTGGGCCCAACGCATGGCGTTAGCCGAACGCGACGGCGGCTGCGCCAAATGCCACGCCCCCATCTCCCACTGCATCGCGCACCACATCCGCTGGTGGCACCGAGACACCGGCCCCACCGACATCACCAACGGCGTCCTGCTCTGCGTGAGATGCCACACCAGCGTCCACCGCGACCGCTGGAACATCGACGTCGACAACAACAACCACGTGTGGTTCACCCCACCCACCACCATCGACCCCGAACGCAAACGAATACTCGGCGGCCTCGCAGCCCTCACCGTGTGA
- the rsgA gene encoding ribosome small subunit-dependent GTPase A yields MTDWSRYDESDAKVRPGRGSRPRTKQRPAHADAVDGTVIAVDRGRYTVQTADAVVSAVKARELGRRGLVVGDWVGVVGDVSGTADTLARVVRRDERVTALRRTADDTDIAERVVVANARQLAIFAALADPEPNPRVIDRCLVAGFDGGLLPLLVLTKADLASADPLRAMYEPLGVTVIETSVRRAGGPDADPGFVRLRQELFGERTVFVGPSGVGKSTLVNALVPDADRAVGRVNDVTGRGRHTSTSSVMLELPTGGWIIDTPGVRSFGLAHVDPAHFILAFPDVAAAADELCPRGCTHESAELGCELDAWAADSPDRRARIDSIRRLLASRAAGEGY; encoded by the coding sequence GTGACGGACTGGAGTCGCTACGACGAGTCGGACGCGAAGGTGCGTCCCGGCCGAGGGTCCAGGCCGCGCACCAAGCAGCGGCCAGCCCACGCGGACGCCGTGGACGGGACGGTGATCGCCGTTGACCGGGGCCGCTACACCGTGCAGACGGCCGACGCCGTGGTCAGCGCGGTGAAGGCGCGCGAGTTGGGGCGGCGCGGGTTGGTGGTTGGCGACTGGGTTGGGGTCGTTGGCGATGTCTCTGGCACTGCCGACACTTTGGCCCGCGTGGTGCGCCGAGACGAGCGCGTCACGGCCCTGCGCCGCACGGCGGACGACACGGACATCGCGGAGCGAGTGGTCGTGGCGAATGCTCGGCAGCTCGCGATCTTCGCTGCGCTCGCCGATCCGGAGCCGAATCCGCGCGTCATAGATCGGTGCCTCGTGGCGGGCTTTGATGGGGGGCTGCTGCCGCTGCTTGTGCTCACCAAGGCGGACCTCGCCTCCGCCGACCCGTTGCGCGCGATGTATGAGCCGCTCGGGGTGACGGTCATCGAGACCTCCGTAAGACGTGCGGGCGGGCCAGACGCCGATCCCGGCTTCGTGCGGCTTCGCCAGGAGCTCTTCGGGGAGCGCACGGTTTTCGTGGGCCCGTCTGGGGTGGGCAAGTCGACGCTGGTGAACGCGCTGGTGCCGGATGCGGACCGGGCGGTTGGCCGCGTGAACGACGTGACGGGCCGTGGGCGCCACACCTCGACTTCTTCGGTCATGCTCGAGCTGCCGACCGGCGGCTGGATCATCGACACCCCTGGTGTGCGGTCGTTTGGGCTCGCGCATGTGGATCCTGCGCACTTCATCCTCGCCTTTCCCGACGTGGCCGCGGCCGCCGATGAGCTCTGCCCTCGCGGCTGCACCCACGAGTCCGCGGAACTCGGTTGCGAGCTGGACGCGTGGGCGGCGGACTCACCTGATCGGCGTGCCCGCATCGACTCGATCCGCCGCCTGCTGGCCTCGCGCGCCGCGGGTGAGGGGTACTGA
- a CDS encoding GDSL-type esterase/lipase family protein — MRNIFLIGDELVAGHGDPKALGWAGRVAARTLAVAPDCRFHVLAVPGETTGELSARWDEEALRRLAHDEGDARYAVFAIGRADLRRGVSPTMTRLNIANALDRAQSLGFSTMVVGPPPASGDENQAVAELAALCEDAASRRGAPYVDMYGPLARHEQWQHDMTLGDGNLPLQAGYGLMAWLVLNSTWHDWLGIEAPAV, encoded by the coding sequence ATGAGGAACATCTTCCTCATCGGCGACGAACTCGTCGCCGGCCACGGCGACCCAAAGGCGCTTGGGTGGGCGGGACGCGTGGCGGCCCGAACGCTTGCGGTGGCCCCCGACTGCCGGTTCCACGTGCTTGCCGTTCCCGGAGAGACCACGGGAGAGCTCTCGGCCCGGTGGGACGAGGAGGCGCTGCGCCGCCTCGCTCACGATGAGGGGGACGCCAGGTACGCGGTGTTCGCGATCGGTCGCGCCGACCTGCGGCGCGGCGTGAGCCCCACGATGACGCGGCTCAACATCGCGAACGCGCTCGACCGCGCGCAGTCGCTCGGGTTCAGCACCATGGTCGTCGGCCCGCCGCCGGCGAGCGGGGACGAGAACCAGGCCGTCGCGGAGCTCGCCGCGCTGTGCGAGGACGCCGCGTCGCGGCGGGGCGCGCCCTACGTGGACATGTACGGCCCGCTCGCCCGTCACGAGCAGTGGCAGCACGATATGACGCTCGGAGACGGGAACCTGCCGCTGCAGGCCGGCTACGGTCTCATGGCGTGGCTCGTGCTCAACTCAACGTGGCACGACTGGCTGGGTATCGAGGCCCCTGCGGTCTAG
- the rsrA gene encoding mycothiol system anti-sigma-R factor, producing MAKHECEEALDRLFEYIDGELTPSELEHVATHLKECPPCEAEHKLNEKIKSRVAKTGGDCAPETLKLKVLATLRTAREG from the coding sequence ATGGCAAAGCATGAGTGTGAGGAGGCGCTGGACCGCCTCTTCGAGTACATCGACGGCGAGCTGACGCCCTCCGAGCTGGAGCACGTCGCGACCCACCTCAAGGAGTGCCCGCCTTGCGAGGCCGAGCACAAGCTCAACGAGAAGATCAAGTCTCGCGTCGCCAAGACCGGCGGCGACTGCGCCCCTGAGACGCTCAAGCTCAAGGTGCTCGCGACCCTCCGCACCGCCCGTGAGGGCTGA
- a CDS encoding sigma-70 family RNA polymerase sigma factor, with product MTTEQLTFETEALSYMDQLYAAALRMTRNPADAEDLVQETYAKAFAAQDKFRMGTNLKAWLYRIQTNAFINTYRKKQREPKRSDAERVEDWQLAAAAEHTSSGLASAEDAALDSLGDEDVKRALSELSDDFRMAVYLSDVEGFAYKEIAEIMDTPVGTVMSRLHRGRKLLREKLRDYAAERGLYEKAPEECATGEQCNGKA from the coding sequence ATGACTACCGAGCAGTTGACATTCGAGACCGAGGCGTTGTCCTACATGGACCAGCTCTACGCCGCGGCTTTGCGCATGACGCGCAACCCCGCCGACGCGGAGGACCTGGTTCAGGAGACCTACGCCAAGGCTTTTGCTGCCCAGGACAAGTTCCGCATGGGCACCAACCTGAAGGCGTGGCTGTACCGCATCCAGACCAACGCCTTCATCAACACGTACCGCAAGAAGCAGCGCGAGCCCAAGCGGTCCGACGCTGAGCGCGTGGAGGACTGGCAGCTCGCCGCCGCCGCCGAGCACACGAGTTCCGGCCTCGCGTCCGCCGAGGACGCCGCCCTCGACTCCCTCGGCGACGAGGACGTCAAGCGTGCCCTCTCCGAACTCAGCGATGACTTCCGCATGGCCGTCTACCTGAGCGACGTCGAGGGCTTCGCCTACAAGGAGATCGCCGAGATCATGGACACCCCCGTTGGCACCGTGATGTCACGCCTCCACCGAGGGCGCAAGTTGTTGCGCGAAAAGTTGAGGGACTACGCAGCGGAGCGTGGTCTGTACGAGAAGGCCCCTGAAGAGTGCGCCACTGGGGAGCAGTGCAATGGCAAAGCATGA